Proteins encoded in a region of the Oryctolagus cuniculus chromosome 10, mOryCun1.1, whole genome shotgun sequence genome:
- the PRRT3 gene encoding proline-rich transmembrane protein 3 isoform X1 produces the protein MAASLWGRVRGLLLLSLLPSLGAGRALGRGFSTPVEDSKSHLTPEAHFQGPAGSEPKALDFLWEHPRDESPWSPEFPQAPAEQVPGRPAHPGPGPGPALHGPPAARGPPRGQLPGTDDLQLARGPSSQGWTGPSEAVEQEAPAPRPGGPPHLTFTPTTPRLQLRAATAPPSPWEPGGRAEQKLPAEEGLQARAKTGGPQTPPSAPRGPVHTLGPHAGAVEGPLREEGGGPAEDLQEVAQGPLATQQGPAAPDNASASSQEPGAQADLALARSLPPAEHLPAEPPKDTGAGETWAVSSPGPPPKDADLPNATASPGPQPTGLAASAAPGGQPEVAAMNGADPVSPQRVRGAVEAPGTPKSLIPGLLDPGPSTNTTESPVGAPQPDEPEEWPGRPQSHPPAPPVQAPSTSRRGLIRVTTQRALGQPLAPEPSASSTAPAPASSPPANATAPPLRWGPLRRVLSFSWELHVYGVGVLFLLPALLALATLAAAPTGPRLALAAAALVLVASGLRAAYMLTDPYGSQARLGPRAGLVLYNLPFPLLLTALAALTLLGLGAGLPPPLQNSLLLAALALAHGAGLLATDLLSARPALNLLAQGLSCAWGASVALGTLCLCRRRLLHGPRGWDARPGPRLLAVAGALGLLASGLQLAAALWLYPGPGRVGRFSWAWWGVHFWLRLLELTWALAMALAAVAAARPRPPTEHACWAKLLRLACPAPSGKSEVPERPNNCYAGSSGVGAGGLDISKSLIRNPAEAGGPPATPNSGAWGSAASLGRGPHGGPGLSRGSVGPAPSLSELDLRPPSPINLSRSIDAALFREHLVRDSVFRRCGLRGLASPQPGGSLRQRRGSHADAEPDAAGASLLRSGRCRSLSDVRVRGPVPPHVADEPDGAGGVASGSSLDSFSKGSLKISWNPWRHGLSSVDSLPLDELPSTVQLLPAPAPAPAPAPAPARPGEPRSEPPARGKPGDSRSASSDTIEL, from the exons ATGGCCGCCAGCCTGTGGGGCCGGGTGCGGGGCCTCCtgctgctgtcactgctgccaTCCCTGGGGGCCGGCCGCGCCCTGGGCCGGGGCTTTTCCACGCCTGTTGAAGACTCAAAATCCCACCTGACCCCAGAAGCCCACTTCCAGGGCCCTGCGGGCTCAGAGCCCAAGGCGCTGGACTTCCTGTGGGAGCACCCTAGGGACGAGAGCCCCTGGAGCCCCGAGTTCCCCCAGGCTCCTGCCGAACAAGTGCCCGGGAGGCCCGCacaccccggccccggccccggccccgccctgcaTGGGCCCCCAGCAGCCCGGGGGCCTCCGAGAGGACAACTCCCAGGAACCGACGACCTGCAGCTGGCTCGAGGGCCAAGCTCCCAGGGCTGGACAGGACCTTCCGAGGCAGTGGAGCAGGAAGCACCAGCTCCCCGCCCAGGGGGACCCCCACATCTCACCTTCACCCCCACGACTCCCCGGCTTCAACTCAGGGCAGCCACGGCTCCTCCCTCCCCGTGGGAGCCTGGAGGCCGAGCAGAACAGAAACTACCTgcagaggaggggctgcaggccagagccaagactgGGGGTCCACAGACTCCTCCCTCGGCGCCCCGGGGCCCCGTGCACACTCTCGGGCCGCACGCGGGCGCTGTCGAGGGGCCGCTGCGGGAAGAAGGCGGTGGGCCAGCAGAGGACTTGCAGGAGGTGGCTCAAGGCCCCCTCGCCACCCAGCAGGGTCCAGCAGCCCCGGACAATGCTTCAGCGTCCTCTCAGGAGCCGGGGGCCCAGGCGGACTTGGCGTTGGCCCGAAGTCTCCCCCCTGCTGAGCACCTGCCAGCCGAGCCCCCAAAAGACACAGGAGCTGGGGAGACCTGGGcagtcagctccccaggcccCCCGCCCAAGGATGCTGACCTCCCCAATGCTACGGCttccccaggaccccagcccacAGGCCTTGCAGCTTCTGCGGCCCCCGGCGGGCAGCCAG AGGTCGCGGCCATGAATGGGGCAGACCCCGTCTCCCCCCAGCGGGTGAGGGGAGCGGTGGAGGCTCCAGGCACCCCCAAGTCCCTCATCCCTGGCCTCCTGGACCCTGGCCCCTCTACAAACACAACAGAGAGCCCCGTGGGGGCCCCGCAGCCAG ATGAACCCGAGGAGTGGCCCGGGCGCCCCCAAAGCCATCCCCCGGCGCCCCCAGTCCAGGCCCCCTCGACGTCGCGCCGGGGCCTCATTCGAGTCACCACCCAGCGAGCCCTCGGCCAGCCTCTGGCTCCGGAGCCCTCGGCCagctccacagctccagccccggccTCCAGCCCCCCGGCCAACGCCACGGCACCGCCGCTGCGCTGGGGGCCTCTGCGGCGGGTGCTGAGCTTTTCCTGGGAGCTGCACGTCTACGGGGTGGGGGTGCTCTTCCTGCTGCCCGCCCTGCTGGCGCTGGCCACGCTGGCGGCCGCCCCGACCGGGCCCCGGCTGGCGCTAGCGGCGGCCGCGCTGGTGCTGGTGGCTTCAGGGCTGCGCGCCGCCTACATGCTCACCGACCCGTACGGCTCGCAGGCGCGGCTGGGCCCGCGCGCAGGCCTGGTGCTCTACAACCTGCCCTTCCCCCTGCTGCTCACCGCGCTGGCGGCCCTCACCTTGCTCGGCCTGGGCGCCgggctgccgccgccgctgcagAACTCGCTCTTGCTGGCAGCCTTGGCGCTGGCGCATGGCGCGGGGCTGCTCGCCACAGACCTGCTGTCGGCGCGGCCCGCGCTCAACCTCCTGGCGCAGGGCTTGTCGTGCGCCTGGGGCGCGTCGGTGGCTCTGGGCACGCTGTGCCTGTGCCGCCGCCGCCTGCTGCACGGGCCGCGGGGTTGGGATGCCAGGCCGGGCCCGCGGCTGCTGGCCGTGGCGGGCGCGCTGGGGCTGCTGGCCAGCGGTTTGCAGCTGGCGGCCGCGCTCTGGCTGTACCCGGGCCCGGGCCGCGTGGGCCGCTTCTCGTGGGCCTGGTGGGGCGTCCACTTCTGGCTGCGCCTGCTGGAGCTGACTTGGGCGctcgccatggcgctggccgcggtggccgcGGCGCGACCCCGGCCGCCCACGGAGCACGCCTGCTGGGCCAAGCTGCTGAGGCTGGCGTGCCCCGCGCCGTCGGGCAAGAGCGAGGTGCCCGAGCGGCCCAATAACTGCTATGCGGGGTCCAGCGGCGTCGGCGCAGGCGGCCTGGACATCAGCAAGAGCCTCATCCGCAACCCGGCAGAGGCCGGTGGGCCGCCCGCCACGCCCAACTCGGGGGCTTGGGGCTCAGCTGCGTCGCTGGGCCGCGGTCCCCACGGTGGTCCGGGGCTGTCCCGAGGCAGCGTGGGGCCGGCGCCGTCGCTGAGCGAGCTGGACTTGCGGCCGCCGTCGCCCATCAACCTGAGCCGCAGCATCGACGCGGCGCTCTTCCGGGAGCACCTGGTGCGGGACAGCGTGTTCcggcgctgcggcctgcgcggcCTGGCCTCCCCGCAGCCGGGGGGCTCCCTGCGGCAGCGCCGGGGCAGCCACGCGGACGCCGAGCCCGACGCCGCGGGCGCCTCGCTCCTCCGCTCCGGCCGCTGCCGGTCACTCAGCGACGTGCGCGTGCGCGGCCCGGTGCCCCCGCACGTGGCCGACGAGCCCGACGGGGCAGGCGGGGTGGCCTCCGGCAGCTCCCTGGACAGCTTCTCCAAGGGCTCGCTCAAGATCAGCTGGAACCCGTGGCGCCACGGGCTGTCGTCGGTGGACAGTCTGCCCCTGGATGAGCTGCCCAGCACTGTGCAGCTGCTGcctgcgccggccccagccccagccccggccccggccccagcccggcCCGGGGAGCCCCGCAGCGAGCCCCCGGCGCGCGGCAAGCCCGGGGACTCCCGAAGCGCCTCCAGTGATACCATCGAGCTCTGA
- the PRRT3 gene encoding proline-rich transmembrane protein 3 isoform X2 yields the protein MAASLWGRVRGLLLLSLLPSLGAGRALGRGFSTPVEDSKSHLTPEAHFQGPAGSEPKALDFLWEHPRDESPWSPEFPQAPAEQVPGRPAHPGPGPGPALHGPPAARGPPRGQLPGTDDLQLARGPSSQGWTGPSEAVEQEAPAPRPGGPPHLTFTPTTPRLQLRAATAPPSPWEPGGRAEQKLPAEEGLQARAKTGGPQTPPSAPRGPVHTLGPHAGAVEGPLREEGGGPAEDLQEVAQGPLATQQGPAAPDNASASSQEPGAQADLALARSLPPAEHLPAEPPKDTGAGETWAVSSPGPPPKDADLPNATASPGPQPTGLAASAAPGGQPDEPEEWPGRPQSHPPAPPVQAPSTSRRGLIRVTTQRALGQPLAPEPSASSTAPAPASSPPANATAPPLRWGPLRRVLSFSWELHVYGVGVLFLLPALLALATLAAAPTGPRLALAAAALVLVASGLRAAYMLTDPYGSQARLGPRAGLVLYNLPFPLLLTALAALTLLGLGAGLPPPLQNSLLLAALALAHGAGLLATDLLSARPALNLLAQGLSCAWGASVALGTLCLCRRRLLHGPRGWDARPGPRLLAVAGALGLLASGLQLAAALWLYPGPGRVGRFSWAWWGVHFWLRLLELTWALAMALAAVAAARPRPPTEHACWAKLLRLACPAPSGKSEVPERPNNCYAGSSGVGAGGLDISKSLIRNPAEAGGPPATPNSGAWGSAASLGRGPHGGPGLSRGSVGPAPSLSELDLRPPSPINLSRSIDAALFREHLVRDSVFRRCGLRGLASPQPGGSLRQRRGSHADAEPDAAGASLLRSGRCRSLSDVRVRGPVPPHVADEPDGAGGVASGSSLDSFSKGSLKISWNPWRHGLSSVDSLPLDELPSTVQLLPAPAPAPAPAPAPARPGEPRSEPPARGKPGDSRSASSDTIEL from the exons ATGGCCGCCAGCCTGTGGGGCCGGGTGCGGGGCCTCCtgctgctgtcactgctgccaTCCCTGGGGGCCGGCCGCGCCCTGGGCCGGGGCTTTTCCACGCCTGTTGAAGACTCAAAATCCCACCTGACCCCAGAAGCCCACTTCCAGGGCCCTGCGGGCTCAGAGCCCAAGGCGCTGGACTTCCTGTGGGAGCACCCTAGGGACGAGAGCCCCTGGAGCCCCGAGTTCCCCCAGGCTCCTGCCGAACAAGTGCCCGGGAGGCCCGCacaccccggccccggccccggccccgccctgcaTGGGCCCCCAGCAGCCCGGGGGCCTCCGAGAGGACAACTCCCAGGAACCGACGACCTGCAGCTGGCTCGAGGGCCAAGCTCCCAGGGCTGGACAGGACCTTCCGAGGCAGTGGAGCAGGAAGCACCAGCTCCCCGCCCAGGGGGACCCCCACATCTCACCTTCACCCCCACGACTCCCCGGCTTCAACTCAGGGCAGCCACGGCTCCTCCCTCCCCGTGGGAGCCTGGAGGCCGAGCAGAACAGAAACTACCTgcagaggaggggctgcaggccagagccaagactgGGGGTCCACAGACTCCTCCCTCGGCGCCCCGGGGCCCCGTGCACACTCTCGGGCCGCACGCGGGCGCTGTCGAGGGGCCGCTGCGGGAAGAAGGCGGTGGGCCAGCAGAGGACTTGCAGGAGGTGGCTCAAGGCCCCCTCGCCACCCAGCAGGGTCCAGCAGCCCCGGACAATGCTTCAGCGTCCTCTCAGGAGCCGGGGGCCCAGGCGGACTTGGCGTTGGCCCGAAGTCTCCCCCCTGCTGAGCACCTGCCAGCCGAGCCCCCAAAAGACACAGGAGCTGGGGAGACCTGGGcagtcagctccccaggcccCCCGCCCAAGGATGCTGACCTCCCCAATGCTACGGCttccccaggaccccagcccacAGGCCTTGCAGCTTCTGCGGCCCCCGGCGGGCAGCCAG ATGAACCCGAGGAGTGGCCCGGGCGCCCCCAAAGCCATCCCCCGGCGCCCCCAGTCCAGGCCCCCTCGACGTCGCGCCGGGGCCTCATTCGAGTCACCACCCAGCGAGCCCTCGGCCAGCCTCTGGCTCCGGAGCCCTCGGCCagctccacagctccagccccggccTCCAGCCCCCCGGCCAACGCCACGGCACCGCCGCTGCGCTGGGGGCCTCTGCGGCGGGTGCTGAGCTTTTCCTGGGAGCTGCACGTCTACGGGGTGGGGGTGCTCTTCCTGCTGCCCGCCCTGCTGGCGCTGGCCACGCTGGCGGCCGCCCCGACCGGGCCCCGGCTGGCGCTAGCGGCGGCCGCGCTGGTGCTGGTGGCTTCAGGGCTGCGCGCCGCCTACATGCTCACCGACCCGTACGGCTCGCAGGCGCGGCTGGGCCCGCGCGCAGGCCTGGTGCTCTACAACCTGCCCTTCCCCCTGCTGCTCACCGCGCTGGCGGCCCTCACCTTGCTCGGCCTGGGCGCCgggctgccgccgccgctgcagAACTCGCTCTTGCTGGCAGCCTTGGCGCTGGCGCATGGCGCGGGGCTGCTCGCCACAGACCTGCTGTCGGCGCGGCCCGCGCTCAACCTCCTGGCGCAGGGCTTGTCGTGCGCCTGGGGCGCGTCGGTGGCTCTGGGCACGCTGTGCCTGTGCCGCCGCCGCCTGCTGCACGGGCCGCGGGGTTGGGATGCCAGGCCGGGCCCGCGGCTGCTGGCCGTGGCGGGCGCGCTGGGGCTGCTGGCCAGCGGTTTGCAGCTGGCGGCCGCGCTCTGGCTGTACCCGGGCCCGGGCCGCGTGGGCCGCTTCTCGTGGGCCTGGTGGGGCGTCCACTTCTGGCTGCGCCTGCTGGAGCTGACTTGGGCGctcgccatggcgctggccgcggtggccgcGGCGCGACCCCGGCCGCCCACGGAGCACGCCTGCTGGGCCAAGCTGCTGAGGCTGGCGTGCCCCGCGCCGTCGGGCAAGAGCGAGGTGCCCGAGCGGCCCAATAACTGCTATGCGGGGTCCAGCGGCGTCGGCGCAGGCGGCCTGGACATCAGCAAGAGCCTCATCCGCAACCCGGCAGAGGCCGGTGGGCCGCCCGCCACGCCCAACTCGGGGGCTTGGGGCTCAGCTGCGTCGCTGGGCCGCGGTCCCCACGGTGGTCCGGGGCTGTCCCGAGGCAGCGTGGGGCCGGCGCCGTCGCTGAGCGAGCTGGACTTGCGGCCGCCGTCGCCCATCAACCTGAGCCGCAGCATCGACGCGGCGCTCTTCCGGGAGCACCTGGTGCGGGACAGCGTGTTCcggcgctgcggcctgcgcggcCTGGCCTCCCCGCAGCCGGGGGGCTCCCTGCGGCAGCGCCGGGGCAGCCACGCGGACGCCGAGCCCGACGCCGCGGGCGCCTCGCTCCTCCGCTCCGGCCGCTGCCGGTCACTCAGCGACGTGCGCGTGCGCGGCCCGGTGCCCCCGCACGTGGCCGACGAGCCCGACGGGGCAGGCGGGGTGGCCTCCGGCAGCTCCCTGGACAGCTTCTCCAAGGGCTCGCTCAAGATCAGCTGGAACCCGTGGCGCCACGGGCTGTCGTCGGTGGACAGTCTGCCCCTGGATGAGCTGCCCAGCACTGTGCAGCTGCTGcctgcgccggccccagccccagccccggccccggccccagcccggcCCGGGGAGCCCCGCAGCGAGCCCCCGGCGCGCGGCAAGCCCGGGGACTCCCGAAGCGCCTCCAGTGATACCATCGAGCTCTGA